One window of Oscillatoria salina IIICB1 genomic DNA carries:
- a CDS encoding glycosyltransferase, with translation MINQLSIIVPAYNCAEVVTKTLDSIITSVNFFQQNYPQSAQIKSEIIVVNDASTDNTLDILNQLVSNNYPLKIITHNTNKGAGAARNTGVNNSQGEILFFCDGDDLFLPHHVYICFMLLNHQPQPDKNVYLKLKINENNYTIPLPQKPIDAIKTGVRIKDKIHPGWRTPIENSLTINTCVRRKCHEFIGGFPEDEVYKKIRGGEDCSYYKYLFKFFKIGTINLETVEYVRYPGNSFDKQLEKYQFAPGEYQENLSPEEVSWFTEVGKLEQKKLAQLVEKSKGLVTIQQKWQQNYQADCQSKGYQFTQDWFSLNIPLWEQVFKQFAHQPNLNFLEIGSWEGRSTCWLLDNILTHESAKITCIDTFEGSVEHKSWYEQGYIESLEGRFDHNIAQTKVAEKVKKIVGYSQEILRTLPTNTYNFIYIDGSHLAPDVLEDAALSWRLLKKGGIIIFDDYNVTFSPNPTESAKLGIDAFTAAFRDKIKLIHKGHQVVVQKIAS, from the coding sequence ATGATTAACCAACTTTCGATTATCGTACCAGCATATAACTGCGCCGAAGTAGTCACCAAAACCCTCGACAGCATCATCACCAGCGTCAACTTTTTCCAGCAAAACTACCCTCAATCAGCACAAATCAAATCAGAAATTATCGTCGTCAATGATGCTTCCACAGACAACACTTTAGACATCCTCAACCAGCTAGTCAGCAACAATTATCCACTAAAAATTATTACCCATAATACTAACAAAGGCGCGGGCGCAGCCAGAAATACAGGTGTAAATAACTCTCAAGGCGAAATTTTATTTTTTTGTGACGGAGATGACTTATTTTTACCCCATCATGTTTATATTTGTTTCATGCTGTTGAATCATCAACCGCAACCAGATAAAAACGTATATTTAAAGCTAAAAATTAACGAAAATAATTACACTATTCCTTTACCACAAAAACCAATAGATGCCATTAAAACTGGCGTCAGAATCAAAGACAAAATTCATCCCGGCTGGCGTACACCCATCGAAAATAGTTTAACAATTAACACCTGCGTGCGTCGCAAATGTCACGAATTTATCGGCGGTTTTCCCGAAGATGAAGTTTACAAAAAAATTCGCGGCGGCGAAGATTGCTCTTATTATAAATATTTATTCAAATTCTTTAAAATCGGGACGATTAACTTAGAAACAGTTGAATATGTTCGCTATCCTGGTAATAGCTTTGATAAACAACTAGAAAAATACCAATTTGCCCCAGGAGAGTATCAAGAAAATCTTTCACCGGAAGAGGTTAGCTGGTTTACCGAAGTTGGCAAATTAGAACAAAAAAAGCTAGCACAACTGGTGGAAAAAAGCAAGGGATTAGTTACAATTCAACAAAAATGGCAACAAAATTACCAAGCCGATTGTCAGTCAAAAGGCTATCAGTTTACCCAAGATTGGTTTAGTTTAAATATTCCTTTGTGGGAACAAGTATTTAAGCAATTTGCTCATCAACCAAATTTAAATTTCTTAGAAATAGGTAGTTGGGAAGGGAGGTCTACTTGTTGGCTACTCGATAATATTTTAACCCACGAATCAGCTAAAATTACTTGTATCGATACTTTTGAGGGAAGCGTCGAACATAAAAGTTGGTACGAGCAAGGTTATATTGAATCTTTAGAAGGTAGATTTGACCATAATATTGCTCAAACTAAAGTAGCGGAGAAAGTCAAAAAAATAGTCGGTTATTCCCAAGAAATTCTACGAACTTTGCCGACTAACACTTATAATTTTATCTACATTGATGGTTCACATTTAGCACCAGATGTGCTAGAAGATGCCGCCTTAAGTTGGCGTTTATTGAAAAAAGGAGGTATAATTATTTTTGATGATTATAATGTTACCTTTTCCCCAAATCCCACCGAAAGTGCGAAGTTAGGTATTGATGCGTTTACGGCTGCTTTTCGCGATAAAATTAAGTTAATTCATAAAGGTCATCAAGTAGTAGTCCAAAAAATTGCTAGTTAA
- a CDS encoding class I SAM-dependent methyltransferase yields MKLRYSDIKKLENFLEKIKSDTYPEPPTSLHTNITKKVIDYFFKKFSLPPQAKILDIGCGQGVALEIFAAQGYHPIGITLNSEDVAVCQQKGYEVYEMDQSFLDFENETFDLIWCRHCLEHSIFPYFTLNEIYRVTKPQGYLYVEVPAPETSCQHQSNRNHYSVLGKQMWLELIKRAGFKIADTIDIDFTVPAGPDTYWAMIQQK; encoded by the coding sequence ATGAAATTAAGATACTCTGATATCAAAAAACTAGAAAACTTTCTCGAAAAAATTAAATCTGATACTTATCCCGAACCGCCAACTTCACTCCATACAAATATTACCAAAAAAGTTATCGATTACTTCTTCAAGAAATTTTCTCTACCCCCACAAGCCAAAATTCTTGATATTGGTTGCGGACAAGGTGTGGCTTTAGAAATTTTTGCCGCTCAAGGGTATCATCCTATTGGTATTACTCTCAATAGTGAAGATGTTGCTGTTTGTCAGCAAAAAGGTTATGAAGTATATGAAATGGATCAATCTTTTTTAGATTTTGAGAACGAGACTTTTGATTTAATTTGGTGTAGACATTGCTTGGAACATAGCATTTTTCCTTATTTTACCCTCAACGAAATCTATCGAGTTACCAAGCCCCAAGGCTATCTTTATGTTGAAGTACCCGCCCCAGAAACCAGTTGTCAACACCAAAGTAATCGCAATCATTACAGCGTTTTAGGCAAACAAATGTGGCTAGAATTAATCAAACGGGCGGGCTTTAAAATTGCCGATACTATTGATATTGATTTTACCGTTCCTGCTGGTCCTGATACCTATTGGGCAATGATCCAACAAAAATAA
- the tsaE gene encoding tRNA (adenosine(37)-N6)-threonylcarbamoyltransferase complex ATPase subunit type 1 TsaE has protein sequence MTQQQIYLLDAQATFNLGKRLGETLPPGSVILLEGDLGAGKTTLVQGIGAGLGITQVIVSPTFTLVNEYLDGRLPLYHLDLYRLSANEIEGIYPETYWEGSEVSPGITAIEWGQRLPYKPSAYLELQLSLSPQSGRIATLQLVGIGDRAFLPLISP, from the coding sequence ATGACTCAGCAACAAATCTATCTTCTCGATGCTCAAGCGACTTTTAACTTAGGTAAACGGTTAGGAGAAACTCTCCCCCCAGGAAGCGTTATTTTACTCGAAGGGGACTTGGGGGCGGGAAAAACGACCTTGGTTCAAGGTATCGGTGCGGGATTAGGTATTACGCAAGTAATTGTTAGCCCTACTTTTACTTTGGTTAATGAATACCTCGATGGGAGATTACCTCTTTATCATCTCGATCTCTATCGTCTCTCAGCAAACGAAATTGAGGGTATTTACCCGGAAACCTATTGGGAAGGGAGCGAAGTTTCTCCAGGTATTACGGCGATCGAGTGGGGGCAACGTTTACCCTACAAACCTTCTGCTTACCTCGAGCTGCAACTTTCTCTTTCCCCGCAATCAGGACGAATCGCTACTTTGCAGTTAGTGGGAATTGGCGATCGCGCTTTTCTCCCTTTGATTTCACCTTAA
- the ruvC gene encoding crossover junction endodeoxyribonuclease RuvC, whose product MEKCILGLDPGLAILGFGAIICPNSQIHKSQSHPAQLLDVGVIETPAKTAIEERLRTIYDDLHFLIQEMRPDLVAIEKLFFYRMSSTIAVAQARGVVMLVLAQANLPYVEFTPAQIKQALTGYGNADKYEVQEAVARELELDAIPKPDDAADALAVALTAWFHS is encoded by the coding sequence ATGGAAAAGTGCATTTTAGGACTCGATCCCGGATTAGCAATTTTAGGATTTGGAGCAATTATTTGCCCCAATTCGCAAATCCACAAAAGCCAATCTCACCCAGCGCAGTTACTTGATGTTGGAGTAATTGAAACTCCAGCGAAAACTGCTATAGAAGAGCGACTGCGGACTATTTATGACGATCTACATTTCCTCATCCAAGAAATGCGCCCCGATCTTGTAGCCATTGAAAAACTATTTTTTTATCGGATGAGTTCGACGATCGCCGTCGCTCAAGCACGAGGAGTTGTTATGTTAGTTTTGGCTCAAGCAAATCTCCCCTATGTGGAATTTACACCTGCCCAAATTAAACAAGCTTTGACCGGATATGGCAATGCTGATAAGTATGAAGTTCAAGAAGCAGTAGCTAGAGAACTAGAGTTAGATGCTATTCCCAAACCCGATGACGCGGCTGATGCTCTCGCTGTCGCCCTTACCGCTTGGTTCCATTCTTAA
- a CDS encoding gluconeogenesis factor YvcK family protein has product MSIGIFKQALRNFKSEKQSFGSTRRRSHLNRWCQWLAPGLFVKRWLLISVTGVLFTSLGIAIWAKLTPIFYLIQITARVLETIAKILPSYVSGPLAIAIGLFLIFLGQTRTVGSITQVLKPGDSEELIDVLMAHRRLNRGAKIVAIGGGTGLSSLLRGLKEYSANITAIVTVADDGGSSGRLRREIGVLPPGDLRNCVAALADEEKLLTELFQYRFKAGDGLTGHSFGNLFLTAMSEITGDIEQAIAASSKVLAVRGRVLPATLSDVCLWADLADGRRIEGESKISEAKGKIIRIGCLPENPPALPAAIKAIAEADYIILGPGSLYTSVIPNLLVPQIRSAIAKSKAPRIYVCNIMTQPGETDGFSVSDHIRAIDDICGQKLFDAVVVNRRVPCAQALIRYAQENSHPVFFDREDVAKLGRRIVLTNVMDEDTQTGYVRHDPHRLARILLRWYSRTHGVNFTD; this is encoded by the coding sequence ATGTCAATTGGTATCTTTAAACAAGCCTTACGCAATTTCAAAAGTGAAAAACAGTCTTTCGGTTCTACCCGGAGGCGATCGCATCTCAACCGTTGGTGTCAATGGTTAGCTCCGGGTTTGTTTGTCAAACGTTGGTTGCTAATTAGCGTTACTGGTGTTTTGTTTACCAGTTTGGGTATTGCTATTTGGGCGAAGCTGACACCAATTTTTTACTTGATTCAGATTACAGCGAGAGTTTTGGAGACGATCGCCAAAATTCTCCCTAGTTATGTTTCCGGACCTCTGGCGATCGCGATCGGTTTGTTTCTCATTTTTTTGGGACAAACTCGCACTGTGGGTTCGATTACTCAAGTTCTCAAACCCGGAGATTCGGAGGAACTTATCGATGTGCTGATGGCGCATCGCCGCCTCAACCGAGGTGCGAAAATTGTGGCTATTGGTGGAGGGACTGGGCTTTCTTCTTTGTTACGAGGGCTAAAAGAATATAGTGCTAATATTACGGCGATCGTGACTGTGGCTGATGATGGTGGCTCTTCGGGACGACTCAGACGCGAAATTGGGGTTCTTCCTCCTGGAGATCTGCGTAATTGTGTCGCTGCTTTGGCTGATGAGGAAAAGTTACTGACGGAATTGTTTCAATATCGCTTCAAAGCCGGAGATGGCTTGACGGGTCATAGTTTTGGTAACTTGTTTTTAACGGCGATGAGCGAAATTACTGGCGATATCGAACAGGCGATCGCGGCTTCTTCTAAGGTTTTGGCGGTACGAGGACGTGTGCTTCCGGCTACTTTGAGTGATGTCTGTCTCTGGGCAGATTTGGCTGATGGACGCAGAATTGAGGGAGAATCGAAAATTAGCGAAGCTAAAGGGAAAATTATCCGCATTGGCTGTCTTCCAGAGAATCCTCCTGCTTTACCTGCGGCAATTAAGGCGATCGCGGAAGCTGATTATATTATTCTCGGACCGGGTAGTCTTTATACTAGTGTGATCCCCAATTTATTAGTTCCCCAGATTCGTTCTGCGATCGCGAAAAGTAAAGCGCCGCGTATCTACGTTTGCAATATTATGACTCAACCAGGAGAAACTGACGGTTTTAGCGTCTCGGATCACATTCGCGCTATTGACGACATTTGCGGTCAAAAACTTTTTGATGCTGTAGTTGTGAATCGTCGCGTACCTTGCGCTCAAGCTTTGATTCGTTATGCTCAAGAAAATTCCCATCCCGTATTTTTTGACCGCGAAGATGTGGCTAAATTGGGTCGCCGGATTGTTCTCACGAATGTTATGGATGAAGATACTCAAACAGGTTACGTCCGCCACGATCCTCATCGTCTTGCTAGGATTTTATTACGTTGGTATAGTCGCACCCACGGTGTTAATTTTACTGACTAG